In Allocoprobacillus halotolerans, a genomic segment contains:
- a CDS encoding magnesium transporter CorA family protein — protein MIEFYKTFGTETKKIETLETGCWINVISPTEEEKQFLIQDLGIVPEFVQASLDEEESSHIDFDDDYNQTLVIVDYPSAEETEGKYDKMTLQYTTLPLGIVLMKGYIITISLYENLNIEDMATGKVKGIHTEMKTRFLLKLLLRISQRYLIYLRQIDRLSSLTEHKLHKSMQNKELIQMLGLEKSLVYFSTSLKTDEITLNKIMRGKLIKLYEDDQDLLEDVLVEIHQAIEMCNIYSNILSGTMDAFASVISNNLNIVMKVLTVITIVMAIPNIVFSFYGMNVSGLPGPVWWVPTLIALVACGIATLIFMKKDMFH, from the coding sequence ATGATAGAATTTTACAAAACTTTTGGAACAGAAACAAAAAAGATTGAAACATTAGAAACAGGATGCTGGATTAATGTGATTTCCCCTACTGAAGAAGAAAAACAGTTTTTAATACAAGATTTAGGGATTGTTCCTGAATTTGTACAAGCATCTTTAGATGAAGAAGAAAGTTCACATATTGATTTTGATGATGATTATAATCAAACATTAGTTATTGTCGATTATCCTAGTGCTGAAGAAACGGAAGGTAAGTACGATAAAATGACTTTACAATATACAACATTACCATTAGGTATTGTTTTGATGAAAGGTTATATTATTACAATTTCATTATATGAGAATTTAAATATTGAAGATATGGCAACAGGAAAAGTTAAAGGTATTCATACTGAAATGAAAACGAGATTCTTATTGAAACTTTTACTAAGAATATCACAAAGATATCTTATTTATTTACGTCAAATTGATCGTTTGTCATCACTAACAGAACATAAATTACATAAATCAATGCAAAATAAAGAATTAATTCAGATGCTAGGATTAGAAAAATCTTTAGTCTATTTTTCAACATCATTAAAAACTGATGAAATCACTTTAAATAAAATTATGCGTGGAAAATTAATTAAGCTATATGAAGACGATCAAGATTTATTAGAAGATGTTCTTGTAGAAATTCATCAAGCAATTGAAATGTGTAATATTTATTCAAATATTTTATCTGGAACAATGGATGCTTTTGCTTCTGTGATTTCTAATAACTTAAATATTGTTATGAAAGTTTTAACAGTTATTACAATAGTGATGGCCATTCCAAATATTGTTTTCAGCTTTTATGGTATGAATGTTTCTGGGTTACCTGGACCAGTTTGGTGGGTACCAACACTCATTGCTTTAGTTGCTTGTGGTATTGCGACACTTATCTTCATGAAAAAAGAT